A region of Toxorhynchites rutilus septentrionalis strain SRP chromosome 1, ASM2978413v1, whole genome shotgun sequence DNA encodes the following proteins:
- the LOC129769530 gene encoding general odorant-binding protein 83a-like, producing MNRGVLLAFCVVKIAIIIADVTPRRDAEYPPPEFVVAMKPLHDICVGKTGVTDEAIKEFSDGQIHEDEKLKCYMNCLFHEARVVDDEGNVHLEKLHDSLPNSMHDIALHMGKRCLYPEGENMCEKAFWLHKCWKQADPKHYFLV from the exons ATGAATCGCGGCGTTTTGTTAGCGTTCTGCGTAGTTAAGATTGCCATCATCATTGCAGACGTTACTCCTCGGCGTGACGCTGAG TATCCGCCTCCGGAGTTCGTTGTTGCAATGAAACCTCTTCACGATATATGTGTGGGGAAAACCGGAGTGACAGACG AGGCCATCAAGGAGTTCAGCGACGGTCAAATTCACGAGGATGAGAAACTCAAGTGCTACATGAACTGTCTCTTCCACGAGGCGAGAGTCGTCGATGATGAGGGCAATGTGCACCTGGAGAAGCTGCACGATTCGCTACCGAATTCAATGCACGACATCGCGCTCCATATGGGAAAACGCTGTCTTTATCCGGAGGGAGAAAACATGTGCGAAAAAGCCTTCTGGTTGCATAAATGCTGGAAGCAAGCTGATCCAAAG CATTACTTCCTCGTTTAA